A window of Drosophila santomea strain STO CAGO 1482 chromosome X, Prin_Dsan_1.1, whole genome shotgun sequence genomic DNA:
GGCGTGATCAACGATCGTCTGAAGAAGCTTCTGGCCGAGAAGGGCTCGAGCATCTCTAGCCAAAGAGAAGAATCCTCAACTGATGACGACTCTTCGTCGGTTTCCTCGGCCAGACCCTTCTTCAAACGAAAACTGGTGGCACGTAGACCCTACACACCACCCTCGGCCAGTGGTGGTGGCACCACAAAGGCCCCACTGACATTTAGCACCACCCGACCCACGGCCAAGTTCGTGCGCAGAAAGAACGGAAGATTTGATCCCTTCAACTCGAGTGTTCGCAATCGTGGAGAGGGCTTTGTGAGAAGTGATCCGCGAGGATCCCGACTGCCTGGAACCGATCGCTTCAAGTCGCAGGGTAATAACGAGGATGATGAAGAGGTGGAAGAGCGACGCGAGCAACCACTGCAGAATCAGTTTGCAACCACTTTGCGCCGACCTTTTGTCCCGAAGACGCGACCAGTACTGGACAAGGCCAAGCCCCAGCAGGAAGATGGAGCAGAAGACAGCGAGGAGGaagacgaggaggaggactcCGAGGAAGATGGAGACGAAGAagaggatgaagaagaagaagaggagcagaaggagaagCCAGAGGTAGAAGAGGAGAATCCACAAGAGGACAACAAGCCGACGATTAATTCTCTTTACAAGCCCAAGGATAATCGAGCTCCACCGGGTAGTCGTCCCACATTTGGAACCACCGGAAGTGGCTCACCACCAACCGCATCCGGAAATGTGCCCTTCAATCCCCGCAATCGCCCATCAAGCTCGGCCAATGCCAATAACACACCATCCAACCGCTTTGGCACCACAAAGCGACCCCGTGTCGTTAACCGACCGCCGGGCGTGGCTTCACCTAACTTGACCTTGAAACCGGTGGCCAGTGATTATGAGCGCACCACACCGCTGACTCCACTGAAGCCGGCGCCATTTATACCCAGCAACAATAGGAGTTACGAGAGGAAGTACTCGGGTCCATCCACCGAGGCCGCGGAGACGTCCAGCGAGAATTCCCTGATAGAAGATTTGAATATCGACGCACTGAATGCGCGAAACAAGAAGATCTTCGACAAACATAGTAAAAAGCATCCGGCTCTGAAGCCCAAGGTGGTAAAGGTGGAATCCGAGACGGGATTAGAGGTGGAAACCGGTACGGAGGTGGCGGTGGAAGAAGAAACCACCGAGgtgcagcagctggagcagggCTTTGTGACCACCACACCCAGTAcaccaccatcaccagcaccagcaccacccagcACACAGTCAGACACAGCCACCACCACAGACACGCCACCAgaaactaaaactgaaacagaaCCTGAAACAGAAcctgaaacagaaactgaaattgaaactgaaactgaaaatgtaACCGAAATTGAAACAGCGACCAATGCTAATGAAGCCACTTCCGTCAATTCACAGGATCAAACCATCTCGAGCACCACTCAAGCACCACCGCCGGCCACAACCTTGTTGCATGTGTTCACCCTCCTGGAGGGTGAGGGCCAAGAGGAGGAGCCAACGACCAGAAAGCCAACGGTTCGCCTCTATCCCACCATACAAACGGAGGTGGTGCCCAAGCACAAGTTAGTCGAGATCAATCGCATTGTCGAGATTAATTCCAAACAGGCCAAGGCATCACAAAGGAAATCCAAGGCGAATAATGACTTTGGCGTCTTGATGGTGGAGTCCCTGCCCCACGTGGAGCAACTGGGCGAGATCAGTGTGGTGAAATATGTCCACTTGGTGGATGGCAGTGACATTCAGATCAACGATGGGCACAGCACAGTGGCCGATTACACGCCCACCGAGCCCACATCAGCGGCTCAAGGTCCTGTCTCGCTGCCCGTAAGGAATTCGCTGCCAGAAACCGAAGGCGCTGACACCGATCGCAGTGGCAAGTCCTTGGTGCCCGAAGTTCTGACTGCCGCATTGGAGACCTCTACCATTTCGCTGGAGGGACTTTTCGATTCGGCCAGAAAGGGCAAGCAACTGAGCAGCAATACAATCATTGGCGAAACGGAGGAGAGCACCACCATTGGCAGTAGCAGTAGTTTGGCCACCGAAACCGGGGAGACCACCACACCGGCACCCACTTACGTAAGACCCATTGTACCCCTCCTAAGACCCGAGTCCAATGAGTCCTCGCCGCTGGTCATTTCGATAGCCAACCTCGATCAGGTGATACTGAGCAAGGTGCAAAATAGTCAAACCACAGTGGCCACCGAGGCTGCCAGCGACTCGAATTCCGCCTTCTCTGTGCGCCAGCCGCTGGTGGTGCAGGCGCCCATCAGCAGTGGTGCTCAGGCGATCGACATACTTAACACTCAAGATCAGGCAATCAATGGTGCTATTGGTGTGAACATTGATTCGGTTATACAAACAACAACCACCAGGCCCGATGACGATCAGGTGGCTGAAGAAACCACAATCTTTAGCATTGAAACGGCCACAGAGCCACAGCTTAACACACAAACCACAACTCCCAAAACAGAAGCCAACGGTGAAACACTAACAGCCATGCCAATTGGTGCTGTTATTATGGGTCAGTTTGGCCAAAACACACAGTCAACAACAACCACTGTGGACAATGACAACCAACTAAATACTCAAACAACAAGCTCAATTAGCAGTGGCGCTGTTAGTTCCGAAGCTATTGGTGGTgacacacaaacaacaaccGCCGACAACGATCGCCAAGAAAACACACAATCAACAGGCACAACAACAAGTGAGATTAGCAGTGGCGCTATTAGTACCGACAACAACCACACGACAACAACCACACAGACAACAGCCACCGGCAACAGTTCCGAAACAACACCCACCCAAACATTAACCACAATTAGTGAGCCTATTGATGGCAGCCCCAATTTGAGCacacaaacaacaaccaccaacaacaacaccaccagcaccaccagcaccaccagcaccaccagcaccaccgctGTGGGCAGCAAAGTTAGCGAGGCAGTTAGCTTTAGTTCCGAGACGCATGTGGTGCATCGCAAGAAGATGGGTCGCAAGGGGCGTGGCCGACGCCTGCGCAACCGCAAAAccacaacaacgacaacaaccaCAGAAACGCCAACAACAGAAACGCCAACCACGGTGGAGGCGACATTCGATGACACCACCACAGTGGTGCCAGAATAGGTCACAAAACATTCAATACAAACACAAGAAACCAGAGAAAATCAGCGTAGTTAGTTATTTCTAGTCTTAGCCCTTATCCAGTCGCAAGATTTGCCAGAGTGAAGAAGAAGAGAATCTTCTGCGAGCTTAACCCTTTCGTTGCCGAACCGTAGATAATTGGCTGCGTTGCTTTGGCTTAACAACAACCACGGCGAAACAAATTAAGTAAACAACTTATTTCGGCTGCTTTAATAGTCTTTCCAAAATTTCCAGTGCTGCTGCTTTTAATTCGAATACTCTactatatacattttttttttgctatgtaaattatttaaacaattcgTATTCTTCGAGCTGCCATACCcaaacaacaactacaacaacacccgacacacacacagacattcacatccacactcacacacatatgcGCACACATGCAGATGCGAgaagtctttccttggttcAAATATAGATATtctagaatatatataattatctAGAAACACAACGACCCTCAGTGGATTACAAACCTATTCAATTTGAAATAACTTTAAATGGCTTTCACCAGGCGCAGTTCTCTCTTAATTCTATCTCTTTCCGAATAATTCTTTTTCACTCTTTCCCTCCCTATCCGAAATACTTTAAGTCTAGCTTtagttgtaaaatatttatgcacaacaataaaataatgaacaaaaagaaacgaactatacaaattattattgccACAACAGAACACAAACAACTTCCCCCACCTTAACCCCCcgcaaatgtatatataatacatatagGACTTCAAATTGGGAAACTATTGTACATAACTAGTtacattttttacatttttatttcataataatttattttcttgttttcattacattttcaaGTTTTACATTTGCAGATCCTGTTAGGTAATCTTTGGCATTAGGtagttaaacaaaaatttactTATTGTGtattgtaaatataattttgatttattaacTAATTGGTTAGGTtagagtttttttttattcccaGGCAGTTTAGGTCGtgaacatatatttttttcatgaattttaatttacttgcAAGACATGCtgtaaaatgttttgcttGAATTGCAAAGGTTACTGAACATTATTTTTCAATGGAAAAATTCCCCAGCATGCTTTAGCAAttataaatgcatttatttgccCCTCTCCATCCGCCTTTCGATGCTCTTTCAAATGTCACTTGTAGAATTGCTCGCTATGTGCTTAGTCATTAGCCTGTTCTTCTCtctatttttcttttacttgTGGTTTTTGCCTTTGTTAAATGTCAGCCCGGCTCTATCAAGTTGTTTTGTATGTGACGGCTATTGCCTCATGCCTATTCATAAGTGCACATGCactgtgtgtgtatgtaagCCTGCCTGGATAATCGGTTTCAACTTTCGATGAGTCCGCAAGATGTGCGAAGTCAGCAGGAAAAACGgcacatacaaaaaaaattgaaacaaaaaagcataaaataaaaacgagtTCAGctaaaacaatttgcaaattgctgaaagagagagaggaacTCTGCAGACGAGACATGTTTCATAATCGCTTGCTAGTCTCCTCGGAACGATAATTGCCAAAAGTCAAATCACGCGCCGCATAACAAACGCGACGAACTGACAGGCGACACCAAAAAATCAGGTTGACAAAAAGTCGTAAACGAATTTTTCAacagttggtttttttttgtgtgtgtgaagtGGGCTTGGaaatttttccttttcaaaGTGCCCGTGAAATGAAAAAtctcatttaaaaataataaaacgttGAGCCgcacaaagcaaacaaaaagcgcGGACAATGAAAAGAAACCACAAAAGAAGATCAAAGGTGTTGCACTCAGGGTAACAGGCTTTTGTCATCATCATTTTGTTGAAGAGTAcgtagaaaaaataaataataggGAGTGTTTACACAGACAAAGAGGTTAACGAAACGGGCCCAATGATATCTTATAGGTGTGGAAATGTAATGCCACTTCAAAAACGAGTTGAGCTTTGAGTTAAAAAGATTAGATACATTACCTTACCTTACCTTAGCTGTTTTTTTCTACAACTTAAAATATTATGTTCATATTTTTTAAGGGCAgcccttttatttttatagcatTTCTACCTACCAATAAACTTTTctctttcattttatttgccctTGAACAGCGGCACCCTATTCTCGGCCACTGCTTTCCCCGCCGCGTTCGTGTCTTAAGTCTTTCGTTTCGCCACTTTCACAATAAGCCCATTGAGAAGCCAGCAAATCAGCGGACGACGCCCTGCACGCATCATCAGTCTTCGAGCTGACCAACGCTCTTGCACAATATTTAATCAAAAGCCCAACCAGTACCAGTTTCTGGGAACCAAAAACCAGCAAACTGCGCATCTGCCAAGGAGAAACAAAAAAGTGGGAATGTTGTGGATTCAGAGATTATGCAATCACATTGGCATGCGGTCGAGTCGCATTGCCAAATACCGCAGATGCCAAGCAGCAATTCGGGCTTCGATCTGCGCATCTGCTAATCGAAGAAGCCCATCAGCATTATGCAAGCACCGTGGCTGATGCGTATTTTTCCGGCCCATTCATTATCTCGAAGGTGTCTGCGGCATTGACACCAAAAATGTTCTCAGCAGtagctctctctctttgtGATAGAGTCTTAGTTGAACTCAAAAggaatttttaatatatatttttaaatattagcTAGCGTGTTTTAAAAGGGGTTTTAATTAAGATAGAGTATATCAGTTTAGCTTATTCATTCAAtttacaaaattcaatttagtATAATTACAGCAAAATCCACTCTAAGCTGTGCTCCGTATTGCTTTCAATGTCAACGAGATTGGTGGACAAAGCAAAACTAGCGCAAACTAATAGCCCAAGCAAATAACTTGTTATGCCTGcgtgttatttattttgcactcGAACGTccttcaattaaaatgcctgACTGCATTTTTGCGGTTGTTGGCCCACTTAGCGGTCAACTTGATCTTGTCGAGAGATGGCGAGAGAAAGCACCTTTTGAAGGGTTTCCTTTCCCAATTTCAAGTtccaaaatttaaaattcccTTGTCCCAAATGCCCAGAAACCAGAGACCAGGCCCACAGTAAAACACAATACACCACAAACGCCAAACAGTACTAATTTATTTAAGGCTTTAGTAGATCTCCTATGCTTAAACaattctttaatattattaatatgatttattattgtttatagCATGTAGCGCGCTTTTGAATTGTTGTTGACTGCACACCGCCGGAAAAAAAgcacgaaaacaaaaatacgaaACACCAAAAAAACAGCGAGTTGCAAAAACGttgtatatttttcaaatCCACAAAATGCTAAAttgagtgtttgtttttttttcttgaatatAATTCCATGTACCGCGAACGAACAACTATTGACTACCGACTGGCAGCTGCGACAACCAGCGACTGGCAGCGTTTCGCGCCGACCGGTGCTGAGTGTCCGCCGGCGGATTATCAACTCGCCGACGTTGGCAGCGGTTGAAGCCACCACCAcgcagcagccagcagcagaACCACCGACGACGACCTCCAAATACAGCCGACTGCGCAGCAGACCCtccgcaacagcagcagcagcagcagcaacaacagtaactgcagcagcagcaacaaccgctttcccagcagcaacatctgctCCCGGCGGCAGAACCACCAGCAACATTTACCTGAGCAAGCTGAAAGCCAAGAGCggtgccgcagcagcagcagccgcagcagccgcagcatcCGGTGAGGCAGCAACACTGACGCCAGCAACaagcaacatcagcagcagcaacagcaatgaCATCACACAAAAGCAACACAAGTTCCAGCCCGCCAGCTTCGCTCTGCGCCGCCAATTTCAAACGCGGCGACTGACAACCTTCGCACCGGCAGCCAACGGCGATGAAAGTGGTAAGTAAACTTggaataaatttcaatttaaatacattatcAAACAATAGGATAAGCGTACGTACTTTataacagcaacaaataaacCTGTCCGCCTCTGACAAAGAtccacaataataataaccatATTTTTGGGCAAAACGTACGAAATAATTATCCAAATATGGAatcacatacatatgtacatattttacGCTCgttattgtattgtattgtatcgaactatattaaaaattaaaattctaattttttttttgactttttgcaatttttgatttgtatttttgccgaatattaattttctgttttttttgcgattatatgtaaatatttgtattttaatcagaacattcgaaatacTGGTCCAAATATGtaatgtcatacctcgttgaattcctaattaaatttccaGTCGAACTGTGTTTAAAAAGGGGGAatctatttttttcacatttttcgaaaattttgaTTAACTtacaaaaatgcgaaaatttatTCAAACGGTTATTATTTCCTCTTTATGAACATTTTAAGCCAAGTTATGAATAATATGCCCATCAAAAAGAAGTTAAATATTGGCAAATTTCGTTTTTCCTAATTTCGGTCggaaaatatgatttttttaacaacttttaaaataagtgTCTGAACATAAAATaccatacctcgttgagctcgaAATCAAATTTCCAATAAAACTCTATACAAGAAATgtattttgccattttttacTAAAAGTGTGAAAATTATTGCTTTGCCATCCACTGAAAACATACAcctttaaatttgcataattccTAGAAACTACTTATTTCACATTGCACTTTGTTTACCCCGTAGCCACCGAGGTGCCCAGAACCCAGAATCCTCTGTTCAAGCGCCGCCTCACCCTTATATCCACCACGCCGCCGTCCGCACGCACCACCAATCCACCAGTTTCGGGCCTggacaccaccaccactctGTATGtgaacgacgacgacgaggatcAGGTGGCCAAGTCGAGCATTCACACGAGCCGCTTCAACCAGATACCGGAGCAAGTGCGTCCAAGCGAGGAGTACGACTTGGCATTGGCACCGCAGCCACTGAAGAGCACCAGCACCACGGCTAGCACCACTGTCAATGCACCACAACCACTTATTGGCCAGGGAATCCGTAAGTGTATTATCactgcatttttgttttgcatttaacTGCTTTTTAATTTGACTGCAGGCCGCCAGTTGATCCCACGTCCTCGTCGGCCGCAGTCGACCACATCTACACCATCCGCCACTTTGGGGTCATCTTTGAGGTCGACCACGCCGGTTGACCACTCGGCTCCACCACTCTCCCGTCGTCAGCAGAGTCGTCGTCGTCCGCACAAATACATCGAGGTTTACAGTCGTCCGCCGGCCAAGACGGCCGTAGTCTCGGCCACCTCAAGTAGTCAGTTTCTGGATGAGGAACTGCCACCAGTGGGTCCAAGCCAGGTGGCCCAACGGCGACGCAGTGGCAGCATTCTGCCGGCCAAAAACGAACCCAAGGTGATCGTACATGGCCATGGCATCATTGAGTGTCGTGCACAAGGTAATTTCCCGCATCCCCTGAACTGCAGGAAGTTCATATCCTGCGCCCGTTTCGAGGAGACCGGTGGAATCGTCGGATGGGAGTACACATGCCCCAAGGGACTCACCTACGACGGCGTCGGCGGCATGTGCACCTGGTCGCCCTCTGATCAGCCCTGCCGCGATTAGACTGattaacaaaaacatattaaaaaaaaacaacatcCCTAAATAAGCCTCTAAATCCATTAACCCATCTCATCTGGAGACCCATTCGCCTTGATACAAAAGACATGCGTTCCCATTGCACCCCGTGTTGTATATGATTTTTCCAATTTGTGATTAGTTCTGATGAGGTTGTTGAATTCGAGACGATGAATATGTGTGTGAGGCAAGTTGAAATTCTACGTTAATTATTCTTATTTAAGCCTAGTGATATCTCAACCCAATTTTTTTGCGCCTGCCAACTCAGTAGTAAGCAAGAATTATTGTCCGTAGTTCATCGTCCCATATATATAGCGCCatatctatatgtatgtggCTGTGCATGTGTACGCTATATACCATAATGGATAGTATGCTTTCTTTATCAAATAAACATATCATGTAATCCAAATGTACTCTCGTTTGTTCTGTATTTTTTGGTGCTACTTTAATGACCTCAGTGGCATTGCATAATTTGTTGTgatatttaaacactcaaaCATTTCGACATTAAGCAACTGTTCTTTATTGTGAATTGAACTGGGTTTTCTGCGGATATTGAACTGGAAGTGAACTCTTTCGAATGTTTAAAATTGCAAAGGTTTTTATTgtgaattaaaaaacaaagcTAACTATACATAGTGGATGTAACTGGCAGAGGCTTCTGCTGGATGAGGATGGGGCTGGAGTGGTTCGCTCGCATGAGGGGTGTGCGATCTGGTTGTCATCGATGGATCACTGTGCGATGATCTACTGACGGCGGGAACCCTGGTTCTGGTTGGAGGAGGACTGGCGCCAGGGCTGGTGGACCTGGTGGTAGCCGGTCTGCTTCTGGGCGGGAGTGCTCCTGCCGAAGGGGCTCTTGGAGTTCACCTGCAGAATGTAATCGCCCTGCAGATCGAAATCGGTGGCGATGCCCATGTAGCCGCGCTTGCCATAGCCCTTGTTCTGCTTGTACTCCTGGTACGAGCTGGCGGCCACGGCGGGGAAGTTCCTCTCGTTTCCGGGACGCACGGACTCGGCAAAGTAGCGGGTGGCACGCATGGCGGCCTCAACCACATTATCGGCACCGGGCACACCGGTCGAGGGTCCGTTGGGGAAGAAGTCCACGTTGGCCAATCGCTGGCTGGTGCCCATGCCGTAGGCGGAGGTGTGGATGGCATCGACGAAGTCAGCATCACCACGGGCCAGTCCGGTCAGCCTCTCCTCGGGCTTGCCGTAGATCTTAGTGGGGTCCAGGGCGGTGATGCGGCGCAACTTGTGTCCGGTCTGGCGGGTGAACTGGCGTCCAGCCACTCCGGCGACATGGGCAGCGGGTCCAGAGCCAATCAGATGGATGATCTCCTGGGGCACGTTCACGTTGTTGGTCAGCTCAACCAGACGGTTGCCAATGATCTCGCCCAGGCGCTCAATGTTCAGGGTGGCGTACTGCTCAAAGTCCTCGATGGCATTGCCCAGCTGGATCACAATCAGGTCTCCGGTCTTGGTGTCATCCTGTTCACCGTTCTGCCTCCTGCGCTGAGTTTGCTGCTCCTCGCTGGAGCTCCTCTGGCTCTGCTCCTCGCTGGAGTAATCGGTGGACGCATAGGGCTGGAGGTTGTAACGCTGCTGGTAGGCCTGCACCAGTTTCCTGGTTGCCTTCTGCACTTGGGTGTTGGTCTCGGGCAGGCCCTGGATGAAGATGGTGACCTCATCGTCGCCGAATTTCTGCTGGCGCTTCACCTTCTCCACCAGAGTGTTCAGGTTGAACTCGATCTTCTGGCCGCGCTCGCCGACAATGTAGCCCTTGATTTGGCTGGGTTCCGGGGTGTAATCGGGCTGGAAGACATGGTTGAACTGGGACAGATGGTCTGCGGAATAGGATGCAGTGTAATTAGTACATGATTGCTAGAACATCCAGAGATCCTTGCACTTACAGAGCTTGTCCAACAGCGTGGCGCCCTCCTCCAGGCTCATCTCCTGCAGCTTCTTAAGGCTAACCTGCTTCAGGTTGGGCAGATCCTCGATTTCCCGTGGGTTCAACCAGTTGCTGGGCTGCTCCACATTGTCCAGGGAGTTGGATCGGCGACCGGAACGGTTACCAGACTGGGGGTTACCCATGGCGACTGCCAGAAGGCAGGCCAGAACGCAAAGGGTGCGCAGAGGATTCATTGTGGCTTCCAAGTTCAACTGTTTCAGACACCGTACCAAGTTGTACTGCATGCCCACTGCTGCGACTCAATGCATTTTATACCCCCTGGAATCGGTAGTATATACACACACTATAATGCACGCGCCGGAAGCAATTGATTTCAGCAACCGATTTCTGGATCAGCACAAATTGAAACGCAGCGTCAGTGATTTTGCAAAACTTCTGATGAGCtctatattttttgtttgctttttttcttaAGTATCCATCAGGTGGTAATGGGAAAGTTCTTTAACCAGCGCTTTCATAACATAAACAAAAGCTGTTCTAGCCATAAAGGGGGCTTGGCAGGGGGGGAGGGGCACGACTTGAACTCATGCTCAGGTCAAGATAAAGTTTTGGTTTATAACAAATACTTAGCAGTTTAGTGCACTTTTTGAAACATACTAAAGTGTTTACTATAAgaattttttggtttattcATTGATTTACGCAGAAATACGATATAAAATGAAAGGAGAAGATAACATAcctattatattttatataaatatggATACCTTTTCAATAAATCAGTATCACTCTgatcaaaattatatattataaacaaaatccCGGATATTGCACTCACACCTCCTTGCAAAACGTGCCCTCCTGCCATTAATTTCTAAAGTCCATAATAGAATATAAACCTATATGCACGCTTTTACTATCTTGCCTTGGAAACTACAAACATTCCATGCTTTCCGTATTCTTTATTCCGTATCAATGGCAAAAATCTGGAATCAATGAACTGTCTCGGCCTTgaattgaaaatggaaaattatgGACTTTAAAGTAGGCAAAAGAAAATTGCCAAATAcatcaaatatacatatgtgtatatttataaacaaaaaatgcattaatatttttataaattatccAACTAATGTCAATATTTcacatattttatatgcattttttaaacaaatccGGTGCACAACTACAATGTTGCAATCAGCGGAGCCTACAAAGTGactacaaattaaaataatcaggCGGCAGCAGGTGCTGCTAAGTCATCAGTGGGGTCAGCTATAGGTAGGCCCCGTGCCTATTTTGTATATACACTTTATTCCGCTACCgatagcatatagcatatagcatatagctACCTACTCATCCGATTCCCAGGCAGCCCAAAAACCCTTACTCAGCACAAGTGGTTTGATTAAAGCCTGAGCCAGCGAAAAGAGAgtcggaaaatgggaaatcgCTCAGCGTAAATTGTGGTATATATACCACCTTCATTGGATTTGGAAAGCCAGTTCAACTCGCTTAGTGTTGAAGTCGCATCCCCAGGACCGAATCCCAAAACCGAATCCGAACCATGAACCCCATGAGAGTGTTGAGCCTTCTGGCTTGCCTGGCGGTCGCCGCCTTGGCCAAGCCCAATGGCCGTATGGACAACTCCGTCAACCAGGCTCTGAAGCCATCGCAGTGGCTCTCCGGTTCCCAGCTGGAGGCCATTCCCGCCGTCGATGATTTCA
This region includes:
- the LOC120456785 gene encoding vitellogenin-2, with amino-acid sequence MQYNLVRCLKQLNLEATMNPLRTLCVLACLLAVAMGNPQSGNRSGRRSNSLDNVEQPSNWLNPREIEDLPNLKQVSLKKLQEMSLEEGATLLDKLYHLSQFNHVFQPDYTPEPSQIKGYIVGERGQKIEFNLNTLVEKVKRQQKFGDDEVTIFIQGLPETNTQVQKATRKLVQAYQQRYNLQPYASTDYSSEEQSQRSSSEEQQTQRRRQNGEQDDTKTGDLIVIQLGNAIEDFEQYATLNIERLGEIIGNRLVELTNNVNVPQEIIHLIGSGPAAHVAGVAGRQFTRQTGHKLRRITALDPTKIYGKPEERLTGLARGDADFVDAIHTSAYGMGTSQRLANVDFFPNGPSTGVPGADNVVEAAMRATRYFAESVRPGNERNFPAVAASSYQEYKQNKGYGKRGYMGIATDFDLQGDYILQVNSKSPFGRSTPAQKQTGYHQVHQPWRQSSSNQNQGSRRQ